The following proteins come from a genomic window of Oncorhynchus masou masou isolate Uvic2021 chromosome 25, UVic_Omas_1.1, whole genome shotgun sequence:
- the clip1a gene encoding CAP-Gly domain-containing linker protein 1 isoform X3, whose product MSTTKPSGLKAPSKMGRSTGAPATKTTPSAAGSKVAAADKSTPGGGAAGTQDGGENFQVGERVWVNGNKPGVVQFLGEAQFAPGQWAGIVLDEPIGKNDGSVAGVRYFQCEALKGIFTRPSKLSYTEGEANGTQTAPSSRAGSPTPSTTSLASHTPSVKKASTATPATPASNLARTNSESISNLSDTSSVKKGERELKNGDRVLVGGTKAGVVRFLGETDFAKGEWCGVELDEPLGKNDGAVAGTRYFQCQPKYGLFAPVHKVTRIGFPSTTPAKAKTMVRKLVATPSGLKRSPSASSISSMSSVASSVSAKPSRTGLLTETSSRYSRKISGTTAVQEVLKEKQQHIEQLMAERDMERAEVAKATTHVGEVEQELTLLREDQEQMEAKMDQLRTLVEAADKEKVELLNQLEEEKRKVEDLQFRVEEACITKGDLETQTKLEHAHIKELEQSLLFEKTKAEKLQKELEDTRVATVSEKSRIMELERDLVLRTREVADLRLRLAVQQSSGGSDSTTSPLLEEVSSLRAQLASQEDQQQVELAGLKEMLAAEEKAHSEAVSQFQVSSTKVSTDNEQLKLRLSQNEKENADVIELWRCKLESAIASHQQAMEELKVSFSKGAGSQTTELVETKSALERLKVEHKQALEEAGARCEAEAAARAREKGELNKQLLVVSEEKECLEESLRSSVECAEEQHLVEMEDVLGKLHTAELKVNELEEHEAKLVQQTQDRAKEVQEQVAAMEVLQSQACQGNQALQNLRTQLEEAQSQARSQSNRVSELNSELGGKQQELLSLQQSLTSVLHDKVSLEQELGNLKQKLSESTDNQAKSTQTMQGLERKLKAGEERLDQLANEKAKLQSDISDMMKSSGDSSAQLTKMNEDITQKKRSLEELQTQLAEEKERAACSEEQQQQEVAQKEQELKAARDEHHGQLSNLQGKITQLEKSLQQCEAQVKDLQTSQQKALSEASEHHAKQLQELERLVTELQPYKEKAQFLSGELDYSEQHIERLSTDLEKQISVLAHMSKESSDLKAQEGSLKNQLSELEAKLSASEASHQELSGKTEELLTLRDKLTKEQDELWTTNRKLDGENASLSREVEKLRVAVEEAQANNTSLSQSETEHQSQVEELQKKNAEKHEVLLKYQQEILQQETKRKQLAEVYEKTCEERNELQQSREKLTSERDSLLLERDAARNAKKSLDAKNVELQARYQSLSLEKEDFYLKNTQLQAQTETLGKDKVEMFTQINAAIFDKEALQTLNAELQNQLNITKKDLEKSVRDKVELHASKMSLAKMLDQSKTSSEVTDSERLHLLQEKEDMLATQRKVCSEKDELIKEREELKEKLRLSTEEVATSKEKVKELLSSFGEEKEALCLQNAETEKALHSIRKEKMAIELTLEKQNMESDCWVHEKEELEEKHTQEISEKCTLTKERDKLAGEICYMKDQLDSSTKANDDLKQANSNLASLLEELKQKIEKVEAEGASLKKEKVDLQAQLQKLCSEREALEKSKTELAEEHHELKGNSEQMRLELIQQNDTLTKKQDLLLSQQTELNKSLQKDKEDLLLQVQEFKGQTESLSKAKMLLELQQQTEASDRSKLSSAKDDLSREREDLQTQLFTLTQEKITLLQSESSLKAEVASVCVERDTMASERNSLRNDLGQLKMTHTGLLGERQGLLEEKVQMQVKVQDLTQQSVTREKAMDELSANLKDIGVERKALAGEVENLKAQLKERDQEKGDLAGDQICLSAKLEKLVNEVSSLAKEKVDLLAIQSCLEQDLSSLHSSQESRDGEHSRLMGEVEKLQVTQRQLEADVNALRAEKSMMEGQHKASVEEASVSTKVREEMATNLEDLKDLKGALLKERDKAIQQVTQLEAQLKNAISKQLEAAEFSGKTAEVVELLTQEKGLLQQEKIEAQSLLEEFRRAKKEMTNQLDSLKQQNSKYKKELYLSKEQLSSENQKISGLCQEIDKLKQATSVKSQSLVALQEENNKLTKELGSSKKETSGQHKLEAQQSKLNKQLQEMKQRETTMKKKLDEEKAFLQKSIHTSSALISEKDQELETLMSELSVLRGESAIAKTLKFTIQLLEKDKAQLQEHVQSLEKSLSGGQYTVTSSSGDTALDQLRENKETAESQIEFLNSVIVDLQKKNEELQGKLEKMAEAALNGNNASELDNYDGFNKGPSKKKVPPRLFCDICDCFDLHDTEDCPTQMQMPDSPPHTAYHGSKDEERAYCDICEAFGHSTDSCNDDQTF is encoded by the exons ATGAGCACAACCAAGCCCAGCGGGCTCAAAGCGCCCAGCAAGATGGGTAGGTCAACGGGGGCGCCAGCCACCAAGACCACCCCCTCCGCTG CCGGATCCAAAGTAGCTGCAGCCGACAAGTCCACTCCAGGAGGCGGTGCAGCTGGGACACAAGATGGCGGGGAGAACTTCCAGGTTGGGGAGCGAGTGTGGGTGAATGGGAACAAACCTGGCGTGGTGCAGTTCCTGGGGGAGGCTCAGTTTGCACCAGGACAGTGGGCTGGCATAGTGTTGGATGAGCCCATTGGGAAGAACGATGGCTCGGTGGCAGGGGTGCGCTATTTCCAGTGCGAGGCCCTGAAAGGGATATTCACCCGCCCCTCCAAGCTGTCCTACACAGAGGGCGAGGCCAACGGGACTCAGACAGCACCTTCGTCCCGGGCTGGGTCgcccaccccctccaccaccagccTGGCCTCTCACACCCCCTCTGTCAAAAAAGCCTCAACTGCAACGCCTGCCACTCCAGCCTCCAACCTGGCACGCACAAACAGCGAGTCCATCTCCAACCTCTCAGACACCAGCTCGGTcaagaaaggggagagggagctgAAGAATGGAGACCGCGTTTTG GTTGGTGGCACAAAAGCTGGTGTGGTTCGCTTTCTTGGTGAAACAGACTTTGCCAAGGgagagtggtgtggtgtggaacTGGATGAGCCCCTGGGAAAGAACGATGGGGCAGTGGCAGGAACCAG ATACTTTCAATGCCAACCCAAGTATGGCCTGTTCGCCCCAGTCCATAAGGTCACGCGTATTGGCTTCCCCTCCACCACGCCGGCCAAGGCAAAGACCATGGTGCGGAAGTTGGTGGCCACGCCCTCGGGCCTGAAGCGCAGCCCCAGCGCCTCCTCCATCAGCTCCATGAGCTCTGTGGCCTCCTCCGTCAGTGCCAAGCCCAGCCGCACAGGCCTG CTGACAGAAACGTCATCACGGTACTCGAGAAAGATCTCTGGCACCACAGCAGTTCAGGAGGTGCtgaaggagaagcagcagcaCATCGAGCAGCTGATGGCGGAGCGTGACATGGAGAGGGCAGAGGTGGCCAAGGCAACCACCCATGTGGGCGAGGTGGAGCAGGAACTGACCCTGCTGAGAGAGGACCAGGAGCAG ATGGAGGCCAAGATGGACCAATTACGCACCCTGGTGGAGGCTGCTGACAAGGAGAAGGTTGAGCTGCTCAATcagctggaggaggagaagcG GAAAGTGGAGGACCTCCAGTTCCGTGTGGAGGAAGCTTGCATTACCAAAGGAGACCTGGag ACGCAGACCAAACTGGAGCATGCCCACATTAAGGAGCTTGAACAGAGCCTGCTCTTTGAAAAGACCAAAGCTGAGAAACTCCAGAAAGAGTTAGAAGACACTAGG GTGGCCACGGTGTCAGAGAAGTCCCGCATCATGGAACTGGAGAGGGACTTGGTGCTGAGGACCAGGGAGGTGGCTGACCTGCGGCTGCGTCTGGCGGTCCAGCAAAGCTCGGGGGGCTCAGACTccaccacctcccctctcctggAAGAGGTGAGCTCTCTGAGGGCTCAGCTGGCCTCTCAAGAAGACCAGCAACAGGTTGAGCTGGCTGGGCTGAAGGAGATGCTGGCAGCGGAGGAGAAGGCCCACAGTGAGGCAGTGTCTCAGTTCCAAGTCTCATCCACCAAGGTCTCCACAGACAACGAGCAGTTGAAGCTGCGCCTCAGTCAGAACGAGAAGGAGAATGCAGACGTCATAGAGCTGTGGCGCTGCAAGCTGGAATCTGCCATCGCCTCACACCAGCAGGCCATGGAGGAGCTGAAGGTGTCCTTCAGTAAAGGGGCCGGTTCCCAGACGACAGAGCTGGTGGAGACCAAGAGTGCCCTGGAGAGGCTGAAGGTGGAGCACAAGCAAGCACTGGAGGAGGCGGGAGCCAGGTGTGAGGCAGAGGCTGCAGCCCGGGCACGGGAGAAAGGGGAGCTCAACAAACAGCTGCTGGTCGTGTCGGAGGAGAAGGAGTGCCTGGAGGAGAGCCTGCGCTCCAGTGTGGAGTGCGCTGAGGAGCAGCACCTGGTGGAGATGGAGGACGTGCTGGGCAAACTGCACACTGCTGAGCTGAAGGTAAACGAGCTGGAGGAGCATGAAGCTAAGCTTGTCCAGCAGACCCAGGACCGTGCCAAGGAGGTCCAGGAGCAGGTGGCAGCTATGGAGGTCCTGCAGTCCCAGGCTTGCCAAGGTAACCAAGCTCTCCAGAACCTGAGGACCCAGCTGGAGGAGGCCCAGAGCCAAGCTCGCTCACAGAGCAACAGG GTCAGTGAGTTGAACTCTGAGCTGGGGGGTAAGCAGCAGGAGCTCCTCTCCTTGCAGCAGAGCCTGACCTCTGTGCTGCATGACAAGGTCTCCTTGGAGCAAGAGCTGGGCAACCTG AAACAAAAACTGTCAGAAAGCACAGACAATCAGGCTAAGTCAACACAAACTATGCAAG GGCTGGAGAGGAAGCTaaaggctggagaggagaggcttgATCAGCTCGCAAACGAAAAGGCCAAGCTCCAAAGTGACATCTCAGACATGATGAAGTCATCAGGCGACAGTTCAGCACAGCTGACCAAAATGAATGAAGACATCACTCAGAAAAAAAG GAGTCTAGAAGAGTTACAGACCCAACTCGCTGAGGAGAAGGAGCGGGCTGCATGTTCTGAGGAGCAACAACAGCAGGAAGTTGCCCAGAAGGAGCAGGAGCTGAAGGCTGCCAGGGACGAGCATCATGGCCAGCTAAGCAACCTGCAGGGGAAAATCACACAATTG GAGAAGAGTTTGCAGCAGTGTGAGGCCCAGGTCAAGGATCTTCAGACCTCCCAGCAGAAGGCCCTGTCTGAGGCCTCAGAGCACCATGCCAAGCAGCTCCAGGAGCTGGAGAGGCTGGTGACTGAGCTGCAGCCTTACAAAGAGAAGGCTCAG TTTCTTTCTGGTGAGCTCGACTACTCCGAGCAGCATATTGAGAGATTGTCCACAGACCTGGAGAAGCAAATCTCAGTGCTGGCGCACATGTCTAAGGAAAGCTCAGATCTCAAAGCCCAGGAAGGAAGTCTCAAAAATCAACTCTCTGAACTCGAGGCCAAGCTCTCAGCCTCGGAGGCTAGTCACCAGGAGCTCTCAGGTAAGACTGAAGAACTTCTGACACTGAGGGACAAGCTCACAAAAGAGCAGGATGAACTTTGGACCACCAACCGGAAGCTAGATGGAGAGAATGCCTCACTATCCAGAGAGGTGGAGAAGCTTAGAGTTGCTGTTGAGGAGGCACAGGCCAATAACACATCCCTCAGTCAATCTGAAACGGAGCATCAGTCCCAAGTTGAGGAGCTTCAAAAGAAAAATGCAGAGAAGCATGAGGTCCTTTTGAAGTACCAACAGGAGATCCTGCAGCAGGAAACTAAGAGGAAGCAGCTAGCAGAGGTCTATGAGAAGACCTGTGAGGAGAGGAACGAGCTCCAGCAAAGCAGGGAGAAGCTGACCTCTGAGAGGGATAGCCTTTTGTTGGAGAGGGATGCAGCCAGAAATGCTAAGAAATCCCTTGATGCAAAGAATGTGGAGTTGCAGGCAAGGTATCAATCTTTAAGCTTGGAAAAAGAAGACTTCTATCTGAAAAACACTCAGCTGCAGGCACAGACCGAGACCTTGGGCAAAGATAAAGTGGAGATGTTTACTCAAATTAATGCTGCCATTTTTGACAAAGAGGCCCTCCAAACCTTGAATGCAGAGCTTCAAAATCAGCTGAATATCACTAAGAAGGATCTTGAGAAGTCTGTCCGCGACAAGGTTGAGCTACATGCTTCAAAAATGAGCCTGGCCAAAATGCTGGACCAGTCCAAGACCAGCAGTGAGGTTACCGACTCTGAGAGGCTTCACCTCCTGCAGGAGAAAGAGGACATGCTTGCTACCCAGCGAAAGGTGTGTTCTGAGAAAGATGAACTTATCAAGGAGAGAGAAGAGTTAAAGGAGAAGCTCAGACTTTCTACAGAGGAAGTGGCAACCTCTAAGGAGAAAGTTAAAGAGCTGTTGTCATCTTTTGGCGAGGAGAAGGAAGCACTTTGTCTCCAGAATGCAGAGACTGAGAAGGCGCTACACTCCATACGCAAAGAGAAGATGGCTATAGAATTAACACTGGAAAAGCAGAACATGGAGAGTGACTGTTGGGTACATGAAAAGGAAGAGCTGGAAGAAAAGCACACACAGGAGATCTCTGAAAAGTGTACTCTAACAAAAGAGCGTGACAAGCTTGCAGGTGAGATCTGCTATATGAAGGACCAGTTGGACAGCTCCACTAAGGCCAATGATGACCTGAAGCAAGCCAATTCCAACCTCGCGTCCTTGCTGGAGGAATTAAAACAGAAGATAGAAAAGGTGGAGGCTGAGGGAGCTTCTTTGAAAAAAGAAAAGGTTGATCTACAGGCACAGCTTCAGAAGCTTTGCTCCGAGAGGGAGGCCCTTGAAAAAAGCAAAACTGAACTTGCAGAGGAGCATCATGAACTAAAAGGCAACTCTGAGCAGATGCGTTTGGAACTCATTCAGCAGAACGATACCCTAACAAAAAAGCAGGATCTCCTGCTTTCGCAGCAGACGGAGCTTAACAAGAGCCTGCAGAAGGACAAAGAGGATCTGCTTCTGCAGGTCCAGGAGTTCAAAGGTCAAACGGAATCACTTTCAAAGGCAAAAATGCTTCTTGAATTGCAGCAGCAGACTGAAGCAAGTGACCGAAGTAAACTGTCCTCTGCAAAGGATGAcctctccagagagagagaggacttacAGACACAGTTGTTCACTCTGACACAGGAGAAGATTACTCTGCTGCAGTCTGAATCCAGCCTGAAGGCAGAGGTTGCCTCTGTTTGTGTTGAAAGAGACACAATGGCCTCTGAGAGAAATAGTTTACGTAATGATTTAGGGCAACTTAAGATGACCCACACTGGATTGTTAGGTGAGAGACAGGGTCTTCTTGAGGAGAAAGTCCAGATGCAAGTCAAAGTGCAGGACCTCACTCAACAATCTGTCACCAGAGAGAAGGCCATGGATGAGTTGTCTGCCAACCTTAAGGATATTGGAGTGGAGAGAAAAGCCTTGGCTGGGGAGGTTGAGAACTTAAAGGCACAGCTGAAGGAGAGGGACCAGGAAAAGGGTGACTTGGCTGGAGACCAAATATGCCTGTCTGCCAAGCTGGAGAAGCTTGTCAACGAGGTCTCCTCCCTGGCTAAGGAGAAGGTAGACCTCCTAGCTATACAGTCCTGCCTGGAGCAAGACCTTTCCTCCCTCCACAGCAGCCAAGAGAGTAGGGATGGGGAACACTCAAGGCTCATGGGGGAGGTAGAGAAGCTGCAAGTTACACAGAGACAGCTTGAAGCAGATGTCAACGCCCTACGTGCTGAGAAGTCAATGATGGAGGGACAGCACAAAGCCTCTGTGGAGGAGGCATCTGTGTCTACCAAGGTCAGAGAAGAAATGGCCACCAACCTGGAAGACCTGAAGGACCTGAagggtgccttgctcaaggagaGGGACAAAGCCATCCAGCAGGTCACCCAGCTTGAGGCTCAACTAAAAAATGCTATTTCCAAGCAGCTTGAG GCAGCGGAGTTCTCAGGGAAGACTGCTGAGGTCGTGGAGTTGCTGACACAAGAGAAGGGCCTTCTGCAGCAGGAGAAGATTGAGGCCCAGTCTCTGCTGGAAGAGTTCAGGCGTGCCAAGAAGGAGATGACCAATCAG CTGGATTCCTTGAAGCAACAGAATTCCAAATACAAAAAGGAGCTCTACCTTTCTAAAGAGCAGCTCAGCTCAGAGAACCAGAAAATCAGCGGCCTGTGCCAGGAGAT tgataAGCTGAAGCAAGCTACCTCTGTGAAGTCCCAGTCCCTGGTGGCCTTACAGGAGGAGAACAACAAGCTGACCAAGGAGCTTGGCAGCAGCAAGAAGGAGACCAGTGGCCAGCATAAG CTGGAAGCTCAGCAGTCCAAGCTCAATAAACAGTTGCAAGAAATGAAGCAGAG AGAGACCACAATGAAGAAAAAGTTAGATGAGGAGAAAGCCTTCCTCCAGAAATCCATCCATACAAGCAGCGCCTTGATCTCTGAGAAGGATCAGGAGCTGGAGACCCTGATGAGTGAG TTATCAGTGCTGCGTGGGGAGAGCGCCATAGCGAAGACACTGAAGTTTACTATCCAGTTACTGGAGAAGGACAAGGCACAGCTGCAGGAGCATGTTCAGAGCCTGGAGAAGAGCCTTTCAGGAGGACAGTATACTGTTACCAGCTCCTCAG GTGACACAGCCCTGGATCAACTAAGGGAGAACAAGGAGACTGCAGAAAGCCAG ATTGAGTTCCTGAACTCGGTTATCGTGGACCTGCAGAAGAAGAATGAGGAACTTCAGGGCAAGCTGGAGAAGATGGCAGAGGCTGCCCTCAATGGGAATAATGCAAGCGAGCTTGACAACTATGACGG TTTTAACAAAGGCCCCTCCAAAAAGAAGGTCCCACCAAGGCTCTTCTGTGACATCTGTGACTGCTTCGACCTCCATGATACAGAAGACTGTCCCACTCAGATGCAGATGCCGGACTCCCCACCCCACACCGCCTATCACGGCAGTAAGGATGAGGAGAGGGCTTATTGTGACATCTGTGAGGCCTTTGGCCACTCGACTGACTCTTGTAACGATGACCAGACCTTCTAA